CGCGCCGGGATGCGGGTTCGTGAGGCCATCTCACCCGTGGCGACCCTTCCGTACCCACCGCCTGTTCTTGATGGGGAAGGTTGCTTTTTGGGTGTGATTACTCCCCGTCAGCTGTTGCAATCTCTGGAGGTCAACCTTTAGTGATTCACTCCTGGACGTTTGGCTTTCTTCCCTCTTTGGCTGCCGTGCATCAAGCTGGCGCCATCGGCTTAGCTGTTGATGGTGCGGTGCTGTGGTTGCTCACCCACGTACAAAGCCTCTTCGACGTCGTCAATGCTGGAGTCCTGTCGCTTGCTGTCTGGATTGAGCAAGTGCTCCGAGCACCTTCACCATGGAGTTTTGCTCTGATCGTGGCTGGTCTTGGCCTCTGGCGAGTGAGCGGTGGATTTGCGTTGTTCGCACTGCTCGGTTTGAACTTGGTCCTGGCGATGGGCCTTTGGGACCCGATGATCTCCACCCTTGCCCTCGTGTTGGCGGCGTCATTCCTGGCCTTGCTGCTTGGTCTGCCGATGGGGGTGTTGTCAGCTCGTTTGCCATGGGTTTGGCGGCTGCTTCGGCCTTGTTTAGACCTGATGCAGACCATGCCTGCTTTTGTTTACCTGATTCCAGCAGTGATGTTGTTCAGCACAGGCGCTGTTCCGGCGATCATCGCCACCTTGGTCTTTGCGATGCCTCCCGTGGTCCGTCTGACCCATCTCGGACTTCGTCAGGTCCCCTTGGATCTGATGGAGGCTGGGCGTGCCTTTGGCTGCAGTGAGTTGCAATTGCTCTGGAAGGTGCAGATGCCAAGTGCGTTGCCCACGGTGATGAGTGGGGTCAATCAAACGATCATGTTGGCTTTGTCGATGGTGGTGATTGCCTCAATGATTGGAGGTGGTGGCCTCGGCGACGTCGTGCTGCGCGGGATTCAGCAACTGGATGTGGGCCTTGGTTTTGAGGGTGGGATAGCGGTTGTGATTCTTGCGGTCATCCTCGATCGACTCAGTCAGAGCTTGATGCTGGAGGGTGAGAGAACGGTGGAAGCGCGCTCCCGCCGCTGGCGCTCGCTATGGAGAACACCATGACCGCTCCCCTTTGGCGCCGACGTGCTGTTTTGCTGTCCGGCCTTGGCTTAGCGGCGGCTTCCCTCTCCAGTCAGGTGCGCTTGAGCTGGCAGCGCCAGGCCGACTCGACAGCATCCACCACATCCTCAACCACGTCTTCCACGCAACAAGACTTGGCCTCACAAGCGGGCACTGGGACCTCTCCATCGAGTGTCACGGGGCCGTTGCGCTTGGGATGGTCTCCATGGGCTGATGC
This portion of the Synechococcus sp. ROS8604 genome encodes:
- a CDS encoding ABC transporter permease: MAAVHQAGAIGLAVDGAVLWLLTHVQSLFDVVNAGVLSLAVWIEQVLRAPSPWSFALIVAGLGLWRVSGGFALFALLGLNLVLAMGLWDPMISTLALVLAASFLALLLGLPMGVLSARLPWVWRLLRPCLDLMQTMPAFVYLIPAVMLFSTGAVPAIIATLVFAMPPVVRLTHLGLRQVPLDLMEAGRAFGCSELQLLWKVQMPSALPTVMSGVNQTIMLALSMVVIASMIGGGGLGDVVLRGIQQLDVGLGFEGGIAVVILAVILDRLSQSLMLEGERTVEARSRRWRSLWRTP